A stretch of DNA from Deltaproteobacteria bacterium:
TCTTTCACTTGAACCCCTTAATCCTTGACCCCTTGAATCCTGGTTAATTAAAATAATAACAAAGGCAGATGGTCGGCCATCAGAAAGCCCCTCAGCGTGGGGACCATACGATTGTTAGTGACGGATACCAATCGGGCTTCAACCAGCCTGGACAGGGTTTTTTCTAAATTCAGGCTATCTCCAAGGCGACTTAGGTCCAAACCGGACCGTGTCCGGAGTCCCAGGCTGATTATCTCCAATTGAATCTGCTCTACGGTGAGTTCCTCTCGCTCCTCTACGGGCGGTCTTCCTGCTTCCAAAGCCTGGCAATATCGGTTAAGGGACCGGACATTCCACCAGCGGCGGTTTCCCTGAAAAGAATGGGCTGAAGGCCCCAGGCCCAGATAGGGCAACCGGTTCCAGTACTTTTGGTTGTGCCTTGAAAAATATTGTTTTCCCCGGGCGAAATTAGAGATCTCATAATGGCCATACCCGTGGTCTTCTAAGAACTCGGAGGTGGCCAGAAAAAAGGCCTCTTCTTCCGCCTCACTGATCGCCTGAAGGTGTCCTTTTTCTTTCAGCCCCCAGAAGAGGGTTCCTTTGGCGACGGTCAATTGATAACAGGAAAGATGCTCGGGATTAAAGGCCAGGGCCTGAGTTAAAGAGTCCAGCCATTGTTCCTTGGGCTGCCCCGGAAGGCCATAAATAAGATCAACCCCCACATTCGTAAAACCGGCTTCCCTAATCCATCTCAAGGCCTGTTCCGCTTGTTTGACCGTGTGCCGTCTTCTTAAAAACAACAATTCCCGATCATCAAAGGATTGGACCCCCAGGCTGATGCGATTGACACCGAACTCGCGAAATCTTTTTAATTTGGCCGGTTCCAAATCGTTGGGGTTGGCCTCGAAAGTAATTTCCGAATCGGGCTCAAAATGAAACCGATCAAAAATCATCTCCAGAAGGCGGCCGATCTGTTCTTCGGAAAGAATCGAAGGGCTGCCCCCGCCCAGATAGAGGGTATCGAAGCTGGGGAACTCATTTCGATAGAAACCGATTTCCCTTTCAAGGGCCTTCAACCAGGCAGTAATCAGGGATCGGTCGGTATGGGAATAAAAATCACAGTAGGGGCATTTGCTCCGGCAAAAGGGAACATGGACATAAAGACCGGGCTTATTATCGTTTATCATGAAAGATAATATTCTTAAAAAATCATCGGAATCCAAAAAACGTCATTCCGGCCTCCGTCCCGTAGGGGACTACACCCCCGCTTCCAGCCCATAGGGCTTCCAGGCCGGAGGGGAGGGCGAAAGCCGGAATCCAGGAAACTTCAATTCAATTTAAAGAATATCTGGATCATAAATATCAGGGGAGAATAATAAATTGTCAAGATAATATTTGCCACTAATATTTGTATTTCCCCTCCATAATCTCATGAGTTAATGCCGCGGTCAGGGGGCGGTAGTCCTTTTCTCCCGGCAAAAGGACAAAGAGAGTATCCTTTATCTGTCCGGGGTCAAAGCCCTCTTTTCTTAAACTGGTTTTTTTAATCTTGTGGGTGGGGGTATAGTCGAATTCTCCTGGAAAACGGATGAATTTTGGGACGGCATAAGAGGGCAAGGCCTGATTGAAGTGGGCCAGCAGGCCGGGGAAGTTAAAATCCTCCAAACGACCCCTGGGAATGACGGCCACCATGCCCGCCCGGCCGTCTCCTCCGGGCATGAGCACTCCATAGGCAGCGGACATGGAAATGCCGGGGAAGGTATTGGCCACCTTTTCCACCTCGGTGGTGGAGACGTTCTCTCCTTTCCAGCGGAAGGTATCCCCGGTTCTATCTACAAATTGAAGGTGTCCGAAGCCCAGGTCTTTCATCAGATCGCCGGTGTTGAACCAGGCATCGCCAGGGGCAAAGACGTTTCGCATTATCTTGGATTCAGTGGCCTGGAGGCTGGTGTATCCCAGGAAAGGGGTTTCCTGTGTGATTTCGCCTAAAAGCAGGCCGGTTTCATGTTTTTTGACCCTTTGCATAAATCCATTTTTATCCCTGACCGGCTCATCCTCCTGGACATCATACTGCACCAAGACATGGGGGGCCCGGCAAGTCCCCACCGTGGCATGGCGGTTCAACATATTGACAAAGTAAAGGTTGGATTCCGCCGCTCCATAAATTTCAAATACCTTGGAGATTCCGAATCTCTTCTGGAAGGTCTTCCAGATGTCAGGGCGCAGGCCGTTTCCAAGGATCATTTTTAAGGGATTGTCCAGGTCATCGGGCTTGGACGGCTGGTTAACCAGATAACGGCACAATTCACCGACATAGCACCAGGCCGTGGCCTGGTATTGGCGTACGTCTTCCCAGAAACGGCTGACACTGAATTTTCGTCTGACCGCCAGGGCCGATCCCCTGGCAAAGACGGTGGGCCAGCTCAGGGACAGGGCATTGGTGTGAAAAAAGGGCAGAGGGACATATAGCGTATCATCGGACTTCATGTTGAGGACGATTACTCCGTTGAAATAGCGGCTGCGCACCACCCTGCCATGACTGACGATGGCCGCCTTGGGCAGGCCGCCGGTAGTGCCGGAGGTGAAGACGTAGGCCAACGTGTCCTTGGGCCGGACTTCCGAAGTGGTCGGGGGATCGGTCTCGGGGAAATCCTTTACCCCCAGGGCCAGGTTGCTGAATCCTTCCGGGACCGGGGTCTTTCCCTTGTCCGGGCAAAAGAAAAGCCTTTGCCGGGGAGTTAAAGACAACCCGGTCCGCACCTCTTCAAAGGCATCCAAAACCTCTTCTCCGACGACAAACCCCCTGGCCTTATTAAGGGTCAGGCAATGCCTCAGGGCGTCCTGACGCAAATTGGTATTGATCATGGCGTTGATGACCCCGATTTTGGCCAGAGCGCTATAAATAATGAGCAGTTCCGGCCGGGTTTCCAAAAAGAGGGCCAATACCTCTCCTTTTTGCAGACCCTGGGAAAGGAAATAGCGGGCATAGCGATTGACCCGGGCATTGTATTCCTTATAGGTCAGCCAAGCCTCCTGGGATTTGATGGCCATGTTTTGGGGATATTTCCGGGCCGTTTCCTCCAACATACTCCCCCAGGATTCGCGATTTTCGGCAGCGATATGGTTGATGCGTTTAAAGGTGCGGATAATGGAGGGAAGCCGCAGGCAAAGGGACAGCCATCCCAGGACCATGTCCCAAAGGGTTATGGTAGGCCCGTTTTTTGATTGAATACCACCGGCCATCTTTAATTCTCCTTCATTTACTATTCCGGGGGTCCGGCTCAAAATGGTCCGGAGGAAGCCCGGTCCGTTTGATGGATCGACACCGGGCAGTAACCCCAATTAGACCAGGGTGGTCCTTAACCTAACCAACCGTTTCCTGCTATGGTCCTGGCCGCATACCAAAGGAAGACTCCTGAATTAAAAACCGAGGTGACCCAAAACAGAGAGTCGATCCTCATCATTTTTTTCATGGCGTCTTCATTGTCCCGGGCTAATGCATAAAACTGTTTTGCCGTACCGGTTTTCCAAATCTTAACCCTCGAATAGAGCGTAACCCCTCCTATTGATCCACAAGAAATCGCCAGGATGCCGGGAATAGATTGACCGATCCATAAGGATACAATGGTTGACGTCACCAGACCGATATTGAGACCCATTAAAAGCAAACCCACACTCCCTCTTGACAGCCTCTTTAAGACGGCCATCCGGACTGTTACCGAAAATTTTGAATATTTACTCATAGCAAACCGGTGCTTTGACGTCAAACCAAAAAAATAATCCGCTCCATTAGAGAGCCCTATGGTAATATTGCTTTAAAGGAGAATGGTCGCGAGGTATCAAAAAGGGTTGTCTTGTCTACTTGTTACGATTATACTGACAACGAAAAAGGTTGGATTTGGCACCAGGCGGAAGCGTATATAGATTTTAGACGATGTTGACCAATTTTGAAAAACCCCCGTTTGGAGGTTTATCATGGCTCCAATGAACCGCAGAGATTTTCTGAAACTTTCCGGGATGGCCGGAGGGGCCGTCTTATTGGGAATTAAAAGGGAGGAAACCATGGCCGGAACGAAAAGCCGGGTGGCTCTAATAAAAACCAGCGATCGTAAGGCAGGGGTACGGGCCTCTATCAAAGCCCTGGGGATTAATCCGGTTAAAGGCAAAGCGGTCCTGATCAAACCGAACTTCAACACCGCGGACATTACCCCCGGTTCGACCCATAATGATACTTTAACGGCCTTGGTAGAGGAGATCTGGGCTATGGGAG
This window harbors:
- the hemW gene encoding radical SAM family heme chaperone HemW — its product is MINDNKPGLYVHVPFCRSKCPYCDFYSHTDRSLITAWLKALEREIGFYRNEFPSFDTLYLGGGSPSILSEEQIGRLLEMIFDRFHFEPDSEITFEANPNDLEPAKLKRFREFGVNRISLGVQSFDDRELLFLRRRHTVKQAEQALRWIREAGFTNVGVDLIYGLPGQPKEQWLDSLTQALAFNPEHLSCYQLTVAKGTLFWGLKEKGHLQAISEAEEEAFFLATSEFLEDHGYGHYEISNFARGKQYFSRHNQKYWNRLPYLGLGPSAHSFQGNRRWWNVRSLNRYCQALEAGRPPVEEREELTVEQIQLEIISLGLRTRSGLDLSRLGDSLNLEKTLSRLVEARLVSVTNNRMVPTLRGFLMADHLPLLLF
- a CDS encoding long-chain-acyl-CoA synthetase, with translation MAGGIQSKNGPTITLWDMVLGWLSLCLRLPSIIRTFKRINHIAAENRESWGSMLEETARKYPQNMAIKSQEAWLTYKEYNARVNRYARYFLSQGLQKGEVLALFLETRPELLIIYSALAKIGVINAMINTNLRQDALRHCLTLNKARGFVVGEEVLDAFEEVRTGLSLTPRQRLFFCPDKGKTPVPEGFSNLALGVKDFPETDPPTTSEVRPKDTLAYVFTSGTTGGLPKAAIVSHGRVVRSRYFNGVIVLNMKSDDTLYVPLPFFHTNALSLSWPTVFARGSALAVRRKFSVSRFWEDVRQYQATAWCYVGELCRYLVNQPSKPDDLDNPLKMILGNGLRPDIWKTFQKRFGISKVFEIYGAAESNLYFVNMLNRHATVGTCRAPHVLVQYDVQEDEPVRDKNGFMQRVKKHETGLLLGEITQETPFLGYTSLQATESKIMRNVFAPGDAWFNTGDLMKDLGFGHLQFVDRTGDTFRWKGENVSTTEVEKVANTFPGISMSAAYGVLMPGGDGRAGMVAVIPRGRLEDFNFPGLLAHFNQALPSYAVPKFIRFPGEFDYTPTHKIKKTSLRKEGFDPGQIKDTLFVLLPGEKDYRPLTAALTHEIMEGKYKY